GTGATGCCGGTAGTGACACGCGATCTCATGGGTGCCACGTtcccacgcgcacgcgcgtgaaACTGCGTCATCGGTGTGCGCTGAGATCGAGGCAGGAGCTGAAAGAACTGAAGACTcgcgtgcctgcgccgctgaTGACACGCCCCAGTGGGGGTAATATGGAAGTGAGACGGAAGCTAGCagcccgcagctgcacactGGCGAATACACGCAcaagacacagagagacagagcaGCACAGCGGACGGGAGAAAAGACGGTCAGCTCGTTCGAGCTAGAAGGGGCGAGTGGTGCAGCGCAAGAGACAAGTACCAGAGCTTTCCCTTCCTGATCTCGATGTGCCACCTGTGTAGCGTGTGACGCTCTTCTCTCAATCTAACTCAACAAAGAGTGCGGGGGAAAGCAGGTTGTGGGTTGCAAGTGCGCCGCCGACTCGGAATcagcacagaaaaaaaagaaaagcaacaGGAGATTGAGCTGaaagaggtggtggtggtgtgggcaCAAGTCCTCGTGTTCGCTTACGTTTGTGAGTTTACGCGCTGCACTGAGTCTGGAAGGCGCCTGTcaccgcgacgacggcccGAAATCGAAGGTGATCGACACGCAAGCAAACAACAATAAAGAGGCTCCCCCAAAAGCCTGAGCTTCAGACGGGCAGACGGAGAAGagtcggtgcgtgcgcgtgccacACCTATGCGCCCTCGATGTGTGTTTGCTTTGTGAGGCACAGCATGCAGAGCACACAGGGAAGGcgcggagacggagacggagagaaacACCAGAGGAGATGGGAGACCGTATACGCCgaccagaaaaaaaaacaccaaACAGAAAACAGAATAATGTGGGCGTTTAGGTATGGGTGGTGGAAGGAGATGGGGCAGGACACGGCGGTTTCACCTTTGGCATGCACGCATGGTTGTGaatatgcatatgtatgcGTAGAGGCATGTGTAGATTTATATTGATATATAAGTGTAATTCGTTTGtgggggggtgggtgggtgagaaGGCGCACATTGATGCCGCGTATGTATGTGGGATGGAACACCCCATCGAGGACGCACACATAGAAAGACACGACaggggcgagggcgagagtAGGAAGGGAGACGGCACGAGCCTCAACGCATGAGAGCGCGAGCTCGAACAAAGAAGCACGAGGGGGGGGAAGGCCCGGCAAAGGTCGCGTCTTGACACGTAGAGCCTCCCCCGACCGTCACGTTAGCTCACTGGGGACTACACAACAAACACAACCGAGAGACCCCTCTTTCTGTTGACGATGAGACACTAGAGTCGCTGGGCAGGTGGACCGCGCCGTGCGCGTGGCTGCTGGCGCCTTGTTTTAGTTTGTTATTACAGTGCCCGTTCCGCTTCCCATGCATCTTTATGAAGGCAAACGCGtacgcacacaggcacataCACTCGTATGCACACGGAAAGCAGCTCGGTACCGTTTTGATTCCCATcgaagggagggggtggggtggggtcgAGACACGGATGAAGTGGGCGAGTGTGCGAGTGTGGCGGAGAGTGGGTGCGTCGCCTCTGACATACCGTCAGTTGCGCGACTTTGTCGTGGAGTTCCTTCGTCAGAAGTCGATGCCCAGgtcacccccttcctcccacACATCGACGATTTCCTGTTTCGCCTTCACCTTCTCCGCCTGCGCAGACTTGGGCTGCTCTCCATCCACTGAGCATCGGCGCTCCGCTTCCACGAGGGCCAGCAGGTGCGCTTCGATCGCGTCAACGCACTGCTTAAAGGCAgaggcagacacagacgccgctgctgcagccatAGCGACAGCTGCACTCTCTTCGTCATCCCCTTCCCCGTGCACCGCACCACTAGGTACAGTCGACTCACCCGCTCTCGGTGCTGCACCCAACCGCATCGCGTCCATCACATTCATGCCGCTTCCTTTCTCCACCTTCGTCTTCGCGGCGCTGGTCTTTAGCTGACCTAGCTCCTCACGAAAGCTCTTGTGAAGCTCGTAGCTGTGAAAGCACATCTTGAAGAGGTGCGCCTTTACGAAGCCGATGTCGACCGGGTAGTGGCGCACCCACTGCATGTACACAAGCGCCGTGTGCAGCGCTGAGAGTCGCGTCGCCTTGTCGGCACCATGGGTACGTCCCGGCATGACGGGCTGGGAGGGATTACTGAATAGCTTCGGGtcccacagcagcggctcggcgCACATATGACCCTCGCACCGCGTCTCCTGCAGGTGGTCAATCACATCGTCGTAGGTGCGCACGTTGCCGTTCGAGATGACAGGGATGGTGCCGCCCAGCGCATCTCGCACACGGCGGATGAGCTCCATGTTCGCCAACCCGGTCTGCTGACCCTTCATCTCGCGTGTGCGGCCGTGAATGCAGAGCACCTGTGCTCCCGCGTCGCGAATCATGCGGGCGTAGAGGATTGTGAGAGCCTCATCGAAGGCCTCCTTCATCGGCTCCCGTGAGGtgtccgcagcagcgcagacaGCGTCACTCTCTTGACACGCAGCGGAGCTGCAATTGGTGGCGCACTCGCGTTTGTCACCGGCAGCCTCCACGTGCCCGGGGTGGTCGAACACGCGTATTTTCGCCGTCACCGGCACCTCCAACTCCACGTGGAGGGTGTGCACAATGGTGTGGATCAGTTCCCAGTCCTCCATGAGGAAGGAGCCGTAGTGGCCACGCCGGGCAATGCCTTGCGGACACCCGAGATTGAGATCGACGGCATCGCACTGATACAGAAGGTGCTCTGGCGCTTTCTCTGAAGACGACAGACCATTGACTCGTACGTGCACCGGGTACACAGGAGCCACAgaagcaccgccgctgccgcttgtctgctccgctgccgctgcctgctcGCCGAGGACGGCAAACCGGGCAGCCCTCAAGACTGTGTCCGCGTCGTTCCCGCAGAACTGCACGATGCACGGCCGGTCCACAAGCGCGGTGTCGGCCACGGCATTCTCGCTACCAGCCCCTACACCTCCCCTCATActactgccgccgccgtgtccGCCGGCTGCGATGGGGGGGCTCGCGAGTGACGCCTCCATGGCCGCTTTTACTTCTTCCGGCgggcacacagagagaaagtgCGATCGGTACACGGCGCCCTCGGCGAAGCACTTTGCATGCAGCATCGGCGTATAGGCCACGGTGGCGCCGTACTGACGGCACAGCATGCGGAACGGAAGCTCGCTCTGGTCGACCATCGGACCGACAATGAACATGCGAGGGCCGCTGGTGGCGTCGAgatgcagcgcctctgccgctgcctcgttGCGCGTCACTTCTTCGGTGACACGCCGCGGAGCTCCTCTAACCGCCGAGGAGTCCGTAACGGTGGCTTCCATGTTTGCGCGAGCCGCCGGTGACTGCACCGCAGCGTACTTGCGCACCAGCACATCATTCCAAAAACCCCACGCACTGGGTGGCTTTGTGCTGGGGTGGACATGCTTCACAGTGGCGTCACGGCGCCCATTGCAGTATGGACACGTGATGCTGCGGAAGGGTTTGCCCTCTTCAATGAGCTGCCGGTAGGCTTCCAGCTGCTTTTGATTATAGGCCATTCTGGAGTAACGCGGGAATAACGGCGTCAACAGGCACGCGTTTGGTAGCGTGCACGGGGAAAGCTGCGATGCACACCGCCTCCTACACGAGAAGTGCGCCCTCTTTGCCTACGGTCCCGCTAAGATAACAGGAGAAGCGCGGAGAGAGCGGATAAGGTAGCAGGCATCGAAGAAGCCTGGGCCAGAGCAGCACGACAGGACACAAATTGTGGCTGTGACTGTAATGCTCGTTAGGCAGCTGCTGTGggcggaaggggaggggtgagggacATGACATGTGGCATCCAGCTGTCGTGATGAAGTAGGGCAGAGAGgtagagggagagcaggGGAAAGATATATGGAGGCCACACAATCGCGTGAAGACGCGGAGAGGGGCAACCGAGATAAAGCGCCTTCTGAAGGCGAGCCGCGACGCTTCGAGTGAGCTCCatgccggcgcacacacagactgGGATGACAGTCGTTTCGGAGGTGTATCTGCACGCGTTCATGCGGGGCCGCATCAGCGGCTCTTCTTCTGTGTGGGACCCCACGGCCCTGACGTCGGGTAGGCACCTTAGTGTGTGGAATCTCAGGTCCACTACGCCGACTCTTGGTGGGGAAGCCACTaagcccccctcctccacacctAACcttgccaatgccgagctACTTCTGGTGCTGACATGGCCTAGTGCCTGCGGCATAGCGAGCTCCAAGCGATGTAccgctgatgtcggcggtcaggtcctggatggcgtggtgcTGGAGTAacctgcggcggcgaacacgcttgcgccatccacatgatgtGCAAGGtgccagcgtggctcgaGCGCATTCCGCCCACGTCCCTCACACCGCCaactggtgtggggagcctgaggCCACCCCGAGGGAAGGATGCGCCAGGTGGCCACCGGCACTAGTGAGCGCGACCGTGAGTCGAGCTGCGATCCGGGTGGAAAGTGGGTAGagtttgaggcaggggcAGAAGAAATAACggaaagaaacgaaaagcaTGCAGACGGCGTAACATACGCGTCATCAGCGATGCAGATAGAGAAAAGAGATATGAACAAAATAAAACAAAGTAAAAATGGGGGGAGGTCACTAATCGCTGGGGCGGAGTAGGGGCGAAACGTGAAGCGGCGGGACCACAGCGCTATGCatcagccccccccctcggCACCCTTGCCCACGCATCTGTCCCATCGTTCCCCTCGCATCTCGGTTCCGCTCACAACCTCTCCGCCTGACATGCGTATCAACATGGTATATTCTCGGGATGAAAAGGAGTAGGGCTGGAacgggaaggagggaagaggaaggacgatggaggtggagcaATGATATTaggaaagcacacacatacgcacatacatgcatacacaACGAAGACGCGgacacacatgcagacacagacacacaggcagatATGCAGAGGAATACACCATAAGAGGTACGCCATCGAGACGAGCAAGTGAAAACAGAGAAGAACAGAGTGCCTCGTGCTGCCCCTTCAACGTGGGCTGCGAACGGGCTTACTTCATACAACGAACACGCgagggaaggaaaagaaCGACACCACAGCAACGAAAGCCCTCATCTGCTGCGCCCGCCGCGAGAAGAGCAACCTCCACCAACGAGGAAAAGGACAGGGCGGCAGCACAGGAGGGGCGCCGTGGTGCGCAACATCTTGCCTGTCATCATGCGTGTGGCTAGATCGTATGTATTGAGCTGATGACTGTCACTACGAACGAACACGCGCACCCAAAACACATAACCGCTTAAAAAGGACGAGAGACGGGTCCACCCCCTATGTGGCAGAAGAAAATTTTATGTCTTTGCCGTGCCATGCGCCCACAGACCGGCCAAGCACgtatacacacgcacacacacacacaacacagcaccaccactcaTCTACTTCTATTGCACCACGGCTACATTCTGGCCGCCTAGGACGAGCCCGTCCTGTCCTTCCCCCGTCCCCTCTTCCCATGTGTACCGTCCCACCGGCACCACGCGGACCTGGGTGGACTGCACGCCCTGATCCAGGCGAGCAGCGCCCAGAGCCCTGCTCCGGTGCGGAGGCGGTGACGTCTGTCGCGCGGGCAGCAGGGGGTGGCCCAGGCGCGTGCCGCACGAGCTCAGGGAGGCAGTTGGCGagccgcaggccagggccctccgAGACCCCGCGCTCTGCTTGCATGCCACGCTTCGCTCTCAGTCGCTTCAGGCCGCGGTATGCCGTGGCGTGATGTGTATGCGCATGGGCGTCTGAGCGGCTCGCTGGTGCAGGTTCGGGGTGCTCCCCTCACGCTtccggcgtctgcgcctcaCCAGTCCGCCCGGCCGGGCGTAGATGCCGCATGCTTTGCAAGCACGCACTGTGGGGCTGGTGACTATGGACCGCATCGCCCCACGTGTGTCGAATCGCTGACACGGTCCGTCGCGGGAGGGCACAAACGCGATCGTGACCTGCGTCTCCCCGGTGAAGCGCCGGCCCAGACCTGTCCGGCCGACACCACGAGGCCGCGGCCGTACCCGACggcaggctgcaggctcTTTGgccccccctttccccctaCACACGGCGTGTGCGTACCAGACCCTGTGGTATCATGCACTGAGGTGGCTGGCAGCACGAGGCAGAGAGGGCCCCACACGACAACAGACCCAGAAGAGGGCACCCAACAGGCACCAAGGCAACGGCGAGGGATAGAGGGACGCCGCGAACTGAGACgaacggagagagagagagagacatcGATGCATGCAACTGGGCTCGACTGCGCAATCGCCTCCGCAGCTTGACCGCACTTTGCAGTCTCTCCCCACACATCCGTTCCTTCTGTAGTGCAATACGCATGCGCGGGCGCGCTGTCATGCCGACCGTGGCGATTTAGGTCGACACGCGCGTATTAGCGATCTCTCCCGCGTGTCTAGGAGGTTCTTCAACCTCGTCAACCCGACTTGTGCAAGTCACAGATGCAATACCTTCCAGTCTCTCATGAAAGACAACGGTGACTGCTCGGCATTGAATACCGGCGCTCGCGGGATCGCCGCATCCGTGACGCAGAAGGGGACGAAGGCTTGCGACGTCGAGAGGGCGGCCTCTGGGAAGTTGACGATCGCACATCTCGTAGTTAGGGTTCATCTAGTCTCTGTCTCGTCCGTTGAACATTTGTGTCTTTGCAACATTCGTGCTCACTCATGGCAAATCGGTTCGTGGACGCCCAAGGAGCTGTCCAGCGGTTCTCCAGGAGCGCTCAAGAATGGGGCTGGCGCTTCTCCGTCGTTGTAGTGAGACCGAGACGCGGTGTCTACGCTGGCCATGTTGTTATTTGTGGGGGTATTAAAGAAACCGCTGAGCGCGACGTTGTGCTCGACATCCTTCCACGTGCGCttgtggcggcgcggctgccgatgGTCGACGTGCTCGCCAGTGTGCACCCCGGATCCACCACGGACGGCATATTCGACGtgctccgccgacgccacgtGCGGCGAGGTTGCATCTGTCGTGCCGTTCGAGTATGTAAACAGACCGGGAGACGCCGCGTCGCACCTGCTAGTGTTTGCAGAGAGCGCAGTCGGGTGCGGGGATGGGCGCTGAGTGTCAACTCTGAAACCTTCCAGATTGCTGCGCTCGACGTTCATAAGGAACGGGTACGACTCGCAGTCGGTACCGAGCACGTCCTCCAGCGGACGAGGTGCTGAGCTGGCCACGCTGGCCGAGCGGCCCGGATGCACATGATTGCGACTGCGACTGCCACAGGCCGTTCGGGTGCGGCGACGAGCGCCTCCACCAGTCGCGCTTCCCTCCCCGTCATGCTGTGACGACGTAGAGACGGACTTTGAGGAAGACGACAGCTCCGAGGAGGATACCATCTGCGCATACGCCCACTGGTTAAAcagctccagctgctgctgctcctcgcggcgacgcaggcgctggcgctggcggtgacGCAAGTACGACTTGATGGTAGCAACTGTGCCTTGGCTGGCGCGACTGCGCGCAGAgccacggctgcttcgcgagccaccgctgcgcgagctgcaccGGTCATCGTTATCAACATGCTCGCCTACATGCACCATGAAATCACCTGAGGGGGGTCGGAGATAGGAGCTGCGCCCGTACGCGACAGTCGACGTCGTCCGCACCGTCGTCGCTCCAGACGTTAGCGTTGTTCGACTGGTGTCCGAGGAGTCGCCGGCAAACTCGTCCTCGCTCACCGCGCCTTCTCTGGCGCCCTCGCGCACATTTGCCATGCGTGCCTCGCGGGCAGCTTGGCGCTGACTGCGGCGCTCCTGGCGGGCCTGACGACGCTTGTACTTCTCCATCGCCTTTTCGCGCAGGATCTCCTGCTCCGGCGtcaggcgcggcggccgcgagTTCAGCGGAATGCCCTTCCACTGACGCTCtaccgcggccgcctcgccacTGGAGGACGAGCCCAGCTGCTCGGGGGAATTGCGctcgcgccgccagcggcggttGCCATTGGCCACACCACCGTTCGGGATCCTGAGGCAGCCGAAGTACATCAACGCAAACAAAGCGAAAATGATGCCGAAGCCtaaggcggcagcgctggcgacacagaggagggcggcggctgtggcagAGAGATGCATCTcgagtggggagggggatcgATGAGCCGGGAAAGCGTaggcagagggagagcggaCTCGCTACAGACGGTGTGCCGCTCAACGCTTTTTCGCCACGACGCTCTACAGAATGACTGCGCAGGCAGTCACAGAACTCTCCGCCGGCTTTCACGAGTTTCTTCTTCCGCTAGAGCACCATAAGGGCGCACGTCTCTCTCAACGAGGCGAGCAACCCCTTGCCTGTACCGTGCGCCCGAGCCCAGCGAAGCGAGCGAGACAGCCCGGGACGTCGtgacacagcagcagcagatgccaGCAGTAGACCCAGAGtcgtgtgcctgtgcgtgggGAGAGGTTGGAGAtggtgagggagagggagactGCTTATGTAGAAATTATCGCGCGGAGACTACTTGCTTGAAAGAGACGCATACACAGATGTACtaagaaaacaaaacaacaacaataAAACGAAGCGGAGGGAGATGGAGGATGGAGAAAGGAAGGGGAAGGCTCAGCGACAAGGGTGAAGTCTATGGCGAGGAGTAACCATCCAACGATAACAAAAAGGCGGCTCGTATCGCGTCGTCCGTTTcgctggagagagagagcgcgggCTGGACGTATCGGCTtaaccaccaccaccaccacaaccaAGCATTACGTTCATGCGCCTGAGTGTTGCGCAAAGTATGTATTAACTTATATAGAGAGCTGCTCCGTATGCTTGTCTggtttctctctgtgtctctgtTGCGATGCCCCGCAGTAACAGGTGCTTGAAGCTGGTAAACAGGCACACAAACCTACGCACGTGCACGGAGAAGCGATCGACGTACCAACACAGCCGTGCTATGGCTAATTTCTTATGAGGTGAGTAGTAGGATGGAGGGGTGAGAGTATGTGCGGGACAGGTGGTACGTGAAGGCGTAGGACCAAATAAGTAAGtaggcgtgtgcgtgtgtgtgcgtcttcgACAGGGGGCGCGGCATGAGAAAACGCGGTGCACATTGATAGACACCGGAAGAGAGATAGAAACAGTGGATGGTGAGAGTGAGCATTCATGGGCATGCCCGAGACATAGCTGAAGTGAGGAACAGACACACCATCAAGTGGCAACGGTCCAGGCCTTGGCGCCGTAGGAGGTcgagcagaggaagaggaagggtggagtgccttctcttccccctcccccctcaagCGATCGCCAGCACTACAGCCACTATGAAAGAGGATCACGAGCTGTCTCTGCGCAGCTTTCAGCATCTCTGAAGTCTCCGTGCtgcttctttctttttgttaAAAAGGAAAAGATCCACAAGAGGCGCAGAGTTGGAGCTTGCCAACGGGCTCGCACGCGCAAaggggggcagagagggggggggcgaacGGTGAACAACATTGTCGACCCATCGCAGGGGCGCATCGGCACTGGAGTACAAAACACAGACCTGCACGGC
This DNA window, taken from Leishmania infantum JPCM5 genome chromosome 31, encodes the following:
- a CDS encoding putative dihydrouridine synthase (Dus), encoding MAYNQKQLEAYRQLIEEGKPFRSITCPYCNGRRDATVKHVHPSTKPPSAWGFWNDVLVRKYAAVQSPAARANMEATVTDSSAVRGAPRRVTEEVTRNEAAAEALHLDATSGPRMFIVGPMVDQSELPFRMLCRQYGATVAYTPMLHAKCFAEGAVYRSHFLSVCPPEEVKAAMEASLASPPIAAGGHGGGSSMRGGVGAGSENAVADTALVDRPCIVQFCGNDADTVLRAARFAVLGEQAAAAEQTSGSGGASVAPVYPVHVRVNGLSSSEKAPEHLLYQCDAVDLNLGCPQGIARRGHYGSFLMEDWELIHTIVHTLHVELEVPVTAKIRVFDHPGHVEAAGDKRECATNCSSAACQESDAVCAAADTSREPMKEAFDEALTILYARMIRDAGAQVLCIHGRTREMKGQQTGLANMELIRRVRDALGGTIPVISNGNVRTYDDVIDHLQETRCEGHMCAEPLLWDPKLFSNPSQPVMPGRTHGADKATRLSALHTALVYMQWVRHYPVDIGFVKAHLFKMCFHSYELHKSFREELGQLKTSAAKTKVEKGSGMNVMDAMRLGAAPRAGESTVPSGAVHGEGDDEESAAVAMAAAAASVSASAFKQCVDAIEAHLLALVEAERRCSVDGEQPKSAQAEKVKAKQEIVDVWEEGGDLGIDF
- a CDS encoding putative transcription like protein nupm1, whose protein sequence is MHLSATAAALLCVASAAALGFGIIFALFALMYFGCLRIPNGGVANGNRRWRRERNSPEQLGSSSSGEAAAVERQWKGIPLNSRPPRLTPEQEILREKAMEKYKRRQARQERRSQRQAAREARMANVREGAREGAVSEDEFAGDSSDTSRTTLTSGATTVRTTSTVAYGRSSYLRPPSGDFMVHVGEHVDNDDRCSSRSGGSRSSRGSARSRASQGTVATIKSYLRHRQRQRLRRREEQQQLELFNQWAYAQMVSSSELSSSSKSVSTSSQHDGEGSATGGGARRRTRTACGSRSRNHVHPGRSASVASSAPRPLEDVLGTDCESYPFLMNVERSNLEGFRVDTQRPSPHPTALSANTSRCDAASPGLFTYSNGTTDATSPHVASAEHVEYAVRGGSGVHTGEHVDHRQPRRHKRTWKDVEHNVALSGFFNTPTNNNMASVDTASRSHYNDGEAPAPFLSAPGEPLDSSLGVHEPICHE